In Salinarimonas sp., a genomic segment contains:
- a CDS encoding PRC-barrel domain-containing protein, which produces MKRHSFTTACALSALLLAGPALAQSGTSGASDQPSSATETMQVMPPAPEGSTTGQAQTGEPAGEPQPIQAETDTTSEPVEVQVETVEADTQPMGGDVELQGGFIARQGQNHLMASELMDAEVRTAGDEDLGSVEDMLVTADGRILGVVVGVGGFLGIGEKRVAIPSEAIEVIFEGEAEATEEAGATQPPAAQTGRGLAMTGGTDIRHILVDYTREELQQAPDFARLDQQGRAEGQAETEAEVETPTQPVEATGATPPPAEDDTAPAQPQ; this is translated from the coding sequence ATGAAGCGTCATTCGTTCACCACCGCCTGCGCGCTCTCCGCGCTCCTCCTCGCGGGGCCCGCGCTGGCGCAGTCCGGCACGTCCGGCGCGTCCGACCAGCCGTCCTCCGCGACGGAGACGATGCAGGTGATGCCGCCGGCTCCCGAGGGGAGCACGACCGGCCAGGCGCAGACCGGCGAGCCGGCCGGCGAGCCGCAGCCGATCCAGGCCGAGACCGACACCACGTCCGAGCCGGTCGAGGTCCAGGTCGAGACCGTCGAGGCCGACACGCAACCCATGGGCGGCGACGTCGAGCTCCAGGGAGGCTTCATCGCCCGCCAGGGCCAGAACCACCTCATGGCCTCCGAGCTGATGGACGCCGAGGTGCGCACCGCCGGCGACGAGGATCTCGGCTCGGTGGAGGACATGCTCGTCACCGCCGACGGGCGGATCCTCGGCGTCGTCGTGGGGGTCGGCGGCTTTCTCGGCATCGGCGAGAAGCGCGTCGCGATCCCCAGCGAGGCGATCGAGGTGATCTTCGAGGGCGAGGCCGAGGCGACCGAGGAAGCCGGCGCGACGCAGCCGCCCGCCGCGCAGACCGGCCGGGGCCTCGCCATGACCGGCGGGACCGACATCCGGCACATCCTCGTCGACTATACACGCGAGGAGCTCCAGCAGGCCCCGGACTTCGCCCGCCTCGACCAGCAGGGCCGGGCCGAGGGTCAGGCGGAGACCGAAGCCGAGGTCGAGACCCCGACGCAGCCCGTCGAGGCCACCGGCGCCACGCCGCCGCCTGCCGAGGACGACACGGCCCCCGCCCAGCCGCAGTGA
- the parE gene encoding DNA topoisomerase IV subunit B — MANGDDLFEGGAARKLEAQQQAPAKRGARAAEKATGAIGEAGYDASAIEVLEGLEPVRRRPGMYIGGTDEKALHHLFAEVIDNSMDEAVAGHASFIEVELGADGFLTVTDNGRGIPVDPHPKFPGKSALEVILTTLHAGGKFDSKVYETSGGLHGVGVSVVNALSERLEVEVARGQTLYRQVYSRGLPLGPLETVGRVHNRRGTRVRFKPDPEIFGPQVKFSPLRLFKMARSKSYLFGGVEIRWRCDASLVVPGEGFTEEATFKFPNGLRDYLQAEIEGKDLVVDQIFAGKVSRPGGHGSLEWAVAWLATGEDGFSSSYCNTIPTPEGGTHESGLRIALLRGLREHAERVNQTKRMSAVTADDVMVTCAAMLSVFIREPEFQGQTKDKLATLEASRIVESAVRDAFDHWLAASPAQAGKLLDWVVDRAEERLRRRQEKEVARKSATRKLRLPGKLADCTRAGAAGSELFIVEGDSAGGSAKQARDRQTQAVLPLRGKILNVASAGRDKLAANQQLADLIQALGCGTGANYRDDDLRYEKVVIMTDADVDGAHIASLLITFFYRQMPRLIDNGHLYLAVPPLYKLTHGAKSVYAADEAERERLTKSAFKANAKVEVSRFKGLGEMMPAQLKETTMHPDKRRLLRVAIVADDREATSDAIERLMGNKPEARFAFISERAAFAETIDLDI; from the coding sequence ATGGCGAACGGGGACGATCTCTTCGAAGGCGGTGCGGCGCGCAAGCTGGAGGCGCAGCAGCAGGCGCCGGCCAAGCGCGGCGCGCGCGCGGCGGAGAAGGCGACCGGCGCGATCGGGGAGGCCGGCTACGACGCCTCCGCCATCGAGGTGCTGGAGGGGCTCGAGCCCGTGCGCCGGCGCCCCGGCATGTATATCGGCGGCACCGACGAGAAGGCGCTCCACCATCTCTTCGCCGAGGTGATCGACAACTCCATGGACGAGGCCGTGGCGGGCCATGCGAGCTTCATCGAGGTGGAGCTCGGCGCCGACGGCTTCCTCACCGTCACCGACAACGGCCGCGGCATCCCGGTGGACCCGCACCCCAAGTTCCCCGGCAAGTCCGCGCTCGAGGTGATCCTCACCACGCTGCATGCGGGCGGCAAGTTCGATTCGAAGGTCTACGAGACCTCCGGCGGCCTGCACGGGGTCGGCGTCTCGGTGGTCAACGCGCTCTCCGAGCGGCTCGAGGTCGAGGTCGCCCGCGGGCAGACGCTCTACCGCCAGGTCTATTCCCGCGGCCTGCCGCTCGGCCCGCTGGAGACGGTCGGCCGGGTGCACAACCGCCGCGGAACGCGAGTGCGCTTCAAGCCGGACCCGGAGATCTTCGGCCCGCAGGTGAAGTTCTCGCCGCTGCGCCTGTTCAAGATGGCGCGCTCCAAGTCCTACCTCTTCGGCGGCGTCGAGATCCGCTGGCGTTGCGACGCCTCGCTGGTGGTGCCGGGGGAAGGCTTCACCGAGGAGGCGACGTTCAAGTTTCCCAACGGCTTGAGGGACTATCTTCAGGCCGAGATCGAGGGCAAGGACCTGGTCGTCGACCAGATTTTCGCCGGAAAGGTCTCGAGACCCGGCGGCCACGGCTCGCTCGAATGGGCGGTGGCCTGGCTCGCCACCGGCGAGGACGGCTTCTCCTCCTCCTATTGCAACACGATCCCGACGCCGGAGGGCGGCACGCACGAGTCCGGGTTGCGCATCGCGCTGCTGCGGGGCCTGCGCGAGCACGCCGAGCGCGTCAACCAGACGAAGCGCATGAGCGCGGTGACGGCGGACGACGTCATGGTCACCTGCGCCGCCATGCTCTCGGTCTTCATCCGCGAGCCCGAGTTCCAGGGGCAGACCAAGGACAAGCTCGCGACGCTCGAGGCCTCGCGCATCGTCGAGAGCGCGGTGCGCGACGCCTTCGACCATTGGCTCGCCGCCTCTCCCGCGCAGGCCGGCAAGCTCCTCGACTGGGTCGTCGACCGCGCCGAGGAGAGGCTGCGGCGGCGCCAGGAGAAGGAGGTCGCCCGCAAGTCCGCGACGCGCAAGCTGCGGCTTCCGGGCAAGCTCGCCGACTGCACCCGGGCGGGGGCGGCGGGCTCGGAGCTCTTCATCGTCGAGGGCGATTCGGCCGGCGGCTCGGCCAAGCAGGCCCGCGACCGGCAGACCCAGGCGGTGCTGCCGCTGCGCGGCAAGATCCTCAACGTGGCTTCCGCCGGGCGCGACAAGCTCGCGGCGAACCAGCAGCTCGCCGACCTGATCCAGGCGCTAGGCTGCGGCACCGGGGCGAATTATCGCGACGACGACCTGCGCTACGAGAAGGTCGTCATCATGACGGACGCCGACGTCGACGGCGCCCACATCGCCTCGCTGCTGATCACCTTCTTCTACCGGCAGATGCCGCGGCTGATCGACAACGGCCATCTCTATCTGGCGGTCCCGCCGCTCTACAAGCTCACCCACGGCGCGAAGTCGGTCTACGCCGCCGACGAGGCCGAGCGCGAGCGGCTGACGAAGAGCGCGTTCAAGGCCAACGCCAAGGTGGAGGTGAGCCGCTTCAAGGGCCTGGGCGAGATGATGCCGGCGCAGCTCAAGGAGACGACGATGCATCCGGACAAGCGCCGGCTCCTGCGCGTCGCCATCGTCGCCGACGACCGCGAGGCGACGTCGGACGCCATCGAGCGGCTGATGGGCAACAAGCCGGAAGCGCGCTTCGCCTTCATCTCCGAGCGCGCCGCCTTCGCCGAGACGATCGATCTCGACATCTGA
- a CDS encoding sodium:calcium antiporter, producing the protein MPVDLAALPLWLVALVFAAAAAVVWLAGTRLAGAADAIAEEYGLGQALVGMLLLGAVTSLPEIAVSVSAGLSGEASLAINNLLGGVAMQVVLIAFADALVGGRAITGEAARPSLLLQPVLCAALLALLAGGIAAGEVAVMGVGAWSAATFAAGIVFLVIVSRSHGRELPADGGRRARRKGTHGLPAPVAMVGLLAPILVVAGYLLARAGDVLAEQTGIGEAYVGLVLVSLATSLPEVSTLYGAVRRGRYRMAMGDIFGTNIFDVGLVFVVDLAYREGPALAEVGAFSVVAALLGAVLTLIYAAGLIERADRKLARLGVDSWAVLAAYAGGLALLWTLR; encoded by the coding sequence ATGCCCGTCGACCTCGCCGCCCTGCCTCTCTGGCTCGTCGCACTCGTGTTCGCCGCCGCGGCGGCCGTCGTCTGGCTCGCCGGCACGCGGCTCGCCGGCGCCGCGGACGCCATCGCCGAGGAATACGGGCTCGGCCAGGCCCTGGTGGGCATGCTGCTGCTCGGCGCCGTCACCTCGCTGCCGGAGATCGCCGTCTCGGTGTCGGCCGGGCTCTCGGGTGAAGCGTCGCTCGCGATCAACAACCTGCTCGGCGGCGTGGCGATGCAGGTGGTGCTCATCGCCTTCGCGGACGCGCTGGTCGGCGGGCGCGCCATCACCGGCGAGGCGGCGCGGCCGAGCCTGCTGCTGCAGCCGGTGCTCTGCGCGGCGCTCCTCGCGCTCCTCGCCGGCGGGATCGCCGCGGGGGAGGTGGCCGTGATGGGCGTCGGCGCCTGGAGCGCGGCGACCTTCGCGGCGGGGATCGTCTTCTTGGTGATCGTCTCGCGCAGCCACGGGCGCGAGCTGCCCGCCGACGGCGGTCGGCGCGCCCGGCGCAAGGGCACGCACGGCCTTCCCGCGCCCGTCGCAATGGTGGGACTGCTCGCGCCGATCCTCGTCGTCGCGGGCTATCTGCTCGCACGCGCGGGCGACGTCCTCGCCGAGCAGACCGGGATCGGCGAGGCCTATGTCGGCCTCGTCCTCGTCTCCCTCGCAACGTCCCTGCCGGAGGTCTCGACCCTGTACGGGGCCGTGCGGCGCGGTCGCTACCGCATGGCCATGGGCGACATCTTCGGCACCAACATCTTCGATGTCGGCCTCGTCTTCGTGGTCGATCTCGCCTATCGCGAGGGTCCGGCCCTGGCCGAGGTCGGCGCCTTCTCCGTCGTCGCGGCGCTGCTCGGCGCGGTCCTGACGCTGATCTACGCCGCCGGCCTCATCGAGCGCGCGGACCGCAAGCTCGCCCGGCTCGGTGTGGACAGCTGGGCGGTGCTCGCAGCCTATGCCGGTGGTCTGGCGCTCCTGTGGACGCTCAGATGA